The segment CCCGTTTTCTCAACATCTCAGCTTTCCGAGCTTCGACTTCGTCTCTGCCCATCATGGCACGTTGGAGATTCATACGGTTTCCCAACTCCGCCAAGTCCCTGCATCCACACCAAAGTTTCATCATTACATTATTAACAAGACTTCACTGTTATTTTGAAAGGAGAATCAAGTGCGTTGTTGTTGTACCTGTGAGGTGGTGGTATGTTAGGGAATCCAAATCCCTGTGCAGCAAATGGATCTGGATGCATCATATTCATACCCCTACCAAATGCGATCTCCATTGGGTTTATCCCGTACCCCATAAATGGAGGCATCTGGCCCGGAAAAGGGCCTGGAAACCCATTAAAGCCGGGATGAAAGCCGTTGAAGCCAGGTTGCATGCCGTTGAAGTACTGGGGACCTGGACCCGGACCCATTTGCATCATATTATAGTCAGGCCCTGCTAGATCCGGCACATGATTCCATTGTTGCATGTCTACAACAAATTACACAAAAAAACGATGCATTACACCTTTGATTCGATTCACATAGGCTTGAAACTTTGAAGAATGAACATGACCAGGACCTTAAGCATAAGAAAGAAAGCTTACCAGTTCCAGGAACTCTgggtttctttttcttcttttttgctgGCAAGGGACAAAAAGTAGAAAGCTTGTCAGTCATTAAAGTACATTATACAAATCTGCAAAATCTATAGGAACTAGGGTTCACAATGTACTGTAAAGTTACTATCAGGATTACACATGTCTCTTTTACCTGGCTCTCCAGCAGCAACCTGTTGCTGCACTTCTTCTTTGGGAGGAGCTTGCGTATTCATCTTTGGGACTGTTGCTTCTTTCACAGAAACGGACCCTTGAGTGCTTTCACACGCATCCACTGGCTTTTCCACTTTATCTTCTGCCGATGCCCGAGGGGCACTTGTGATCTCTGCAATTTCCGTTGGCAGTTTTACTGTTGGAGCATCGTTGTTGTTACTATGAGCTGGTTTCTTCTCGCCTTTAGATGCAGCAGATGTAGCAGGAGATCGACCCTTGGGAGGAGGAAGACAGCGTGCAGACTCCAAATCTACATTATGTCCATGGTGATTTAGCATTGACGACTGATCAAACAAGGTTTAAAAAACACATGAATTAAAGTAATGACAGACCTGTGATATGGCCCGCGCTGCCGGCATTCTCAATGCTATCGTTTCCGGCTTCCAGAATACGGTTTATGGCATCCCTTAGCGTCTTGTTTGGTAGAAGATCGTCAGCAAGTACATCAGTTTCTCCACAGACACACTTCGACTTTGCAATAATGTGATCCCGGATACCTAAATTGCACATAATCAAAAGTAAAAAAGATAGTTATGAACTGGTAACAGTCAACAGAAGGCAGAGAAAAGGCGTTGTGAGTACTTACACTTGTCACAGAAGCTCTGGaaacaacatttgcttgtaagTGCAGCATCTTTCATTACTTCTTTGCATAGCGGACACTTCAGCTCGGGCGGAAGTTCTCCTACAGAGCGTGTCGTTGACGGCAATCCCTCCATTTCCTTCTCAAAAGCATCCCTGAAGACACAATAAGCACTCACGTTATAATCAATATATGCGAGAAAGTACCAAATAGCACCATTCCCACATTGATTAAGCACAACTTACTCATTAGGTTTAAGAACTGCAACTGCACCACTTGGCAACGAATAAGAACCATCAGGGGTTGCCACCAACATGGACTTGGGGATACCAGTAGGTGGTTTAACTCTCTTAACATCGTAGGTAGGGTCACCATTTGTGGGGCAATGCTGAATTAAATGTCCTGATACGGTGAATAAAATGCTCTTAGCATCTTTATCTATTAACAAATATGTTAAAAGTATATACACAACTAAAGCAGACATACCAGGGACATTGCAACGATGGCAAATATATCCCGGAGGTGGTGTTTTCCTTTCCATTCCTATCCAAGCAAAGGAAACGAACTAAGTATCTTAAGACTTAATatcaaataaaccaaaaaatcttTGACAATAGACATTCTAAAATGcattaaaaacaaagaaaataagtaTAGATTACCAAAACCACGTCCACCCATCCTTCCATTCATACCCCTTCCGTAACCTCTCCCGGCCCCAAAATTATCTTGACCTTGTCTGTTACATGGGATAAGTATAAGAGGGTTGATAAATGTTTAAGAACATCGACATTTCCAGGTCCACTATTTGTGAAAAATTGCTTACCTCTGCCAGTCAAGTGCTGGGGTGTCAATCAACGCCTGAAGTTTGCTTTCTTCATCTACTTTCTCTTCTGTTGGTGCAAGAACAGGACATGGATTACTATGCTGGGCAACTTGGACAGCGGGAATGGAGTAAAAATCATTCCCGAACTCGTCGAACTCATCTTCAGGCTGGAAGTTGAACACGAGTGAAAATTAATACTTCTGTAGCTATAAACAGATTGGGGCACTCGATGTCAATATAAATGGTCAACGTAATAAACTTACATATTTCGATGCAGACGGTTCAGGAACATGAGAATTGCTGGTTTCAGCCTGAACATGTTCCACTTTGTTCTCGATTCTAGGCCTGCAATGTTCAGATTATTACATTATTTAGCATGAAAATCCAGGTGTTTCTTCAAAACCATTAGTTACACTTTCAACTTATGTTTTAGCTAAACTTATTTTTGTTGAGCTTGAGATAAAATAGCTAAATAAGTGGACAAAGCAgatggaaataaaaaaaatctgagaGACAGTACTCTTGTGCAGTAATAACTGTGATGCGAGGGCGTCCTGGGACTCGACGAATAAGGACAGATGTATTCTTCGGTATTAACATCGCTTCATCCAGATACtctgaaaattcaaaaacagAAAACATTTGAAGGCCATCCAGTACAAACATGTTGGCAAGACACAATATACTAATAAACACAAATGTAACCAATCAATACAGAATCTATCCTAGTACTAAACCATGGTTAGCTCAAAGATAGGAACATCAAATAAACCATTTCTACCAAACAGCTTAAGTACAACACTAGATTTGGCAACAAACAAAACAGAaatccaaaagactccaaacatcagaatgatcTGATACTGGTCATGAAGAGACGAGATTCACTAAGCAAGCTATAAACACAGACACGACAATCAATACAGAATTTATCCTAATTCTAAACCATAGTTATAGATCAAAGATAGGAACATCATATAAAATCAAGTTGATTGTCACATGTGCAACCATATCCGTCACTTACTACCAAAGCAAAACAGCTataaaacacacacaagacaATGAGTACAAACCTTCGTTAGTTTGGGCATTGGAGAGGACAATATCAAGGTCTTTACCACTGCCCAAATGCTTAGTTTCGAAAATTTTGTCTTTGAGAATACCAACTGATATAAAAGGACCATCCATGGCGATGGTATCGTAATCCCTTGCACTCTTAAACTTGTAATATATTGCCATTGAAATTTTCTTTATCTGAATAATAAagcaaatacatatat is part of the Brassica rapa cultivar Chiifu-401-42 chromosome A09, CAAS_Brap_v3.01, whole genome shotgun sequence genome and harbors:
- the LOC103839528 gene encoding E3 ubiquitin ligase PQT3-like, which gives rise to MAIYYKFKSARDYDTIAMDGPFISVGILKDKIFETKHLGSGKDLDIVLSNAQTNEEYLDEAMLIPKNTSVLIRRVPGRPRITVITAQEPRIENKVEHVQAETSNSHVPEPSASKYPEDEFDEFGNDFYSIPAVQVAQHSNPCPVLAPTEEKVDEESKLQALIDTPALDWQRQGQDNFGAGRGYGRGMNGRMGGRGFGMERKTPPPGYICHRCNVPGHLIQHCPTNGDPTYDVKRVKPPTGIPKSMLVATPDGSYSLPSGAVAVLKPNEDAFEKEMEGLPSTTRSVGELPPELKCPLCKEVMKDAALTSKCCFQSFCDKCIRDHIIAKSKCVCGETDVLADDLLPNKTLRDAINRILEAGNDSIENAGSAGHITDLESARCLPPPKGRSPATSAASKGEKKPAHSNNNDAPTVKLPTEIAEITSAPRASAEDKVEKPVDACESTQGSVSVKEATVPKMNTQAPPKEEVQQQVAAGEPAKKKKKKPRVPGTDMQQWNHVPDLAGPDYNMMQMGPGPGPQYFNGMQPGFNGFHPGFNGFPGPFPGQMPPFMGYGINPMEIAFGRGMNMMHPDPFAAQGFGFPNIPPPHRDLAELGNRMNLQRAMMGRDEVEARKAEMLRKRENERRTEGGKVFRDGENSRMMMNNGTSASASSINPNKSRQAPPPPNSTEYDRRRRPERLSPEHHPPTRKSKSPSRDSKRKYERYPEERDRQRDRERSSRHQDLDREHDHRARDRRDEDRSRDHRHSHRDSDRNQHHHRKRSAPPPSEPTAATKSEMEKSSVFARISFPEEETSSKRRKVSSSSSASVAEPPVAVSTSMHRHSRKEIEVADYESSDEDRHFKRKPSRYERSPPVVITDASDDKHRYSKRGKGERSRA